The sequence GGGCGAGCGCCTGGTCTTTTCGGGGCTGCGGCGGCTCGCCTGCGGTCGTCCGAGAGCCGCCCAGCGGGCTTCGTGCAGCCTCGGCGGCAGCCGGACCGGCCTTGGGCGGGGCCGTCGGTTTCGGGGGCACGGGAAATGCCGGATCGGCAGCCTGGGGTCAGGGTTGCTCCTGCGTGTCCTGTGATGCTGTGCCGAGGAGTGTCTGCAGCCGTTCGGTGGTGAGGATGCCTACGGCGAAGCCGTCCTCATCGACGACGGGCAGGACCGTCAGAGACCGTTCGCGCATGGCGGCGGCGGCTTCCGAGGCGGGCATGCCGGGGCGGGCGAACGGGCTGTGCTCGTGCGCGATGTCACGGACGCGGGTGTTCTCGGCGTACCAGGGTTTTGCCCCGTGGGCGGTGAGCTGGTCGCGGGTGACGATGCCGGCGCACCGGCCGGTGTCGTCGCGGATGAGTACGTACTGGCTGTGGGATCCGCGCAGAACGTCGAGCGCCCTGTCGATGCTGGTGTGGTCGCTGATCTGCAGGTCCGGCGGGATCATGGCGTCGGCGGCGGTGGGGCTCGTTGGAGGGGGCATCGTCGGCTCCAGGGGGTGGGGCACGCGGGCGTCAGGCCGGGCGTGCAGGGGCGGGTGCTCTGACGGAGGGCGCTGCGGCCCGGAGGTCTTCGAGGAGTCCGGCCTGGCCGGCCAGGAGACCGCTGAGGATGCTGCGGGCTGCGGTCAGGAGGTCGGCGACCTGGGGTGTGGTGAGGTGGTAGAAGACCGCCGAGCCTTCCTTACGGGTGGCGACCAGGTTCGCGCGGCGCAGGATGGCCAGCTGCTGGGAGAGGTGGGCGGCTTCGATGCCCACTTCGGGGAGCAGTTCGGCGACGGCGTGTTCGCGCTGGCTGAGCAGTTCGAGTACGCGGATGCGCACCGGGTGGCCCAGGGTTTTGAAGAGGTCGGCCTTGAGCTGGTACAGAGGTGTGCTCATGGCCGCCGCCTCATGGGTTCGGGGACCGGTGCCGACGGTATGCGGCACCCGGCCGGGTGCGCCTTCCGTCGGCCGCGGACAAGAGATGATCGGTTGCCGACTTTATCAATGCACACCGCCGGCCGGGCGGGAGGCTTCTGCCCGGCTTCGCGCGTCGGAGGCCAGGTGGGCCACCGCGGAGGGAAGGTCCGGGTAGATCCGGATCACGGCCTCGTGCGCGGCGAGGAGTGGAGCGGGGCGCTCACGCAGACCGCACACGGCCAGCGAATCCCCGGCTGCTCGCACCACGGCGGCCTCGCCCGCTGCGCTCCAGCCGAGCAGGCCGGACATGTCGAGCACCAGCGGGCCCTTACAACGGGAGCGCACCCAGTCCACCGCCCCCTCGAAGCGGTGTGCATCCTGACGGCCCAGGAAGCCGAACAGCTGCAGCACCCCTACACCGTCACACTCCGCTGAATCCCAGTACATGCTCACCACCGCCCCAGCCGGTGCCAGGCGCGCACCAATCCGGCCCGGTGCAGCTTGCGGCGGGGGCCGGACTGTACGAGGCGGGAGCCTCCGCATCGCGAGCAGTGCCCCTGGCCGTCCAGTGCGGAGGGGCGGCACAGCAGCCCGCACGCCGCGCAGAGCAGCACCGGGGCCCTCTCTCCGCGAATCGGCGTGATACGCATGACCCCTCCTAGTGAGTTTACCAATTGCCAATCTTAGCAACTGATAATGTATGCAGCTAGTGGTTGCCGTGGGGGGCGGCGTCGGGGCAACCGCGTCCCGCCGCACGGCGGTGTCACGAAGTGACGCATTTTTCACGCGTGTTGCACCCGAGAAGTGTGGGTGGGCGCGCAGGGCACGGGAGGCGATTGATGGGCGAGCCGGAGCTCCGCCGTCGGGCGGCGCAATTGCGACGGGGCCGCGTGGAGGCTGACGAACAGGGCGACGCGTGGGCGGTGGCCCTGCACACCGTGGCTCTGGAGGACGTCGAACGCCTGGGACGCGAGCGAGGCATCGACCTGAGCGGCGAGGCGGACCCGAGCACGGGGGTGCACGGATGATGAGCCGATCCCACCCGGACGGGGACCCAGCCCCGGCGACGCGGGCCTTGCCCCGTCCCATCGCACTCGGACCCGACGAGGGGCTGCCCCTGCTCGACATCCTGACCGCGGGGCGCTTGATCCACGACGCGCCGGGACTGCCCGCAGTACGTGTCCTGCGCCACTGCCGCGACTTCGGGTATCTCGTCGTACGCGTCCAGCTCACTGGCCCGCCCGCGGTGTTCCGGTGTCCCGGCCGCCTCACCTACCAGACCGAATGGGTCGACCCGCAGGACCACACCGGCTGGACCGTGACGGTCAGCGGCCCCGCGCAGCGCATCACCAACGGCTACCAGCAGGCCCGCTATCGCCTGATGCTCCACGCCGGACCGCAGACCTCCCATGAGCACCTCCTGCGGATCCGCCCGGACAACGTCACCGGATACCGCCTCACCCGCGCCCCGGCCTGAGCAGCCCAGGCCACCAGCCCCAATGCCCCGGATAAGGACCCAGGCCCGCATGCCGCACAACAGCAGCAATCTTCAGATTCCCTCGCCCGGCAGACCCGGCCCGGCCTTCAGCCTCACCGCCCACGTGCAGCCGACCGCGGCTACCGCAGCCGCGGCGCTCATCGCCTCCGTCGCCGGGGCCGTCATGACCGAGACGGACCACGACCCCGGTGTCGACCTCGACCGGATCAGCGCCGACACAGACGGGCCTGAGACCCTGCTGCGGCTGTGCACACTTCTGCGGGACCGCCTCGGCACAGCCCTGATCCACCTGGGCGATCCCGCCCTGGACGCTGCCGCCACGGGCAAGATCACCCAACGGCTGTGCGTGCCCGCCGGCACCCCTCGCGAGAGGGCGCTCCTGGACACCGAAGCCGACCACCGCGTCATCCAGCATCTGCTCCTCAATCCCGGCAGCGTCGACTCCTGCACCGGCCGGCGCCACCGCATCGCACTGCTCTCCAACGCCTCCGCCGTCGCCGATCTGGGCCCCCTGCCCGCCGCCGTGGTCCTGCCGGCCCTGGAGTCCGCCGCCGCCCACCTGCGCAGGACCACCGGCCTGGACATCTATCCCCTGCCGATCAACGCCGACACACCCGAGGACTTCGCTGCCACGGCCGCCGCGCTGGCTCCCGGCTTCGCGGCGCTGTGCCTGTCGCACACTCACCCCGCCTACGTCGGCGCGGTCCGCGCCACCCTGGAGCACACCGACACACCGGTCGTGGACACCACCAGCCACGCCCACGCGGTCGCCGTCACCGCTGCCGCCCTCAACGCTCTTCGCCACAAGGCGATCCCCACCGGCGAGGCGCGCGTGACCCTCACCGGCGCTCATCGCGGCGGAGACCTGTCCGGCCTACTCACGGCTGCCGGCATCAGGACCCTGACCCTGCATCAAAGCGGAGCGCCGCTGGTGGACCCGGCCGGCCCCGCCGACCTCCTGATCGACCTGACCGGCGTCCCCGCCCCTCGGGACGGAACACCCGTGCTGCGCGCCTGCCCTCAGAATCTGCCCCCGCTGGGTGCAACGGCCTCTCGCGCTCACCCCCTCCACGCTCTGCCCGCCCTGCTGTCCGCCGCGGCACGCACCCGGCGGCTCACCCCGCACAGTCTCCTGGCCGCTGCCTTCGCACTGGCTGAGCTGGCGGGGCCGGACCGGCTGCTGCCCTCCGTCGACGAACCCGGGCTCACCCAGGCCCTGGCAAGCGCCCTGATCCGCGACTCCGCACATCCCACCGATTCTCAATCCTGACCGCGGGACACCACCGCCGCGTCCGAAACCATCCTGCTCCTGCGGCACGCGGACACCTGTGTACGTCAGGGCCCGCGGGCCGGACGGCCGCGATCCTCGTCACTGCCCAAGCCCACGCCACTGGCGGGCGCGGAACGCGGCAGGTCAGAGCGCGCCCATGCAACGGCTGCCGCGCCGACCGCCCACCGGAGCCCACAAGGCCCGGCCCTCCGCAATCTCCCAGCCATGAGGTGAACCACATGCAGGTAAACCAGTCCAGCAAGCTCGCAGGAGTCTGCTACGACATCCGCGGACCGGTACTCGAGGAGGCGACGCGCCTGGAAAACGAGGGCCACCGCATTCTGAAGCTCCACACCGGCAACCCCGCCGCATTCGGCTTCGAAGCGCCCACGGAGATCCTCCGGGAAATCACCGGCAACCTGGCCAGCGCACACGGCTACGGCGACGCCAAAGGACTGCCCTCAGCCCGCCGGGCCATCACCGACTACTACCTGCAGCGCGGCGTGACCGGCCTGACAGCCGAAGACATCTACCTGGGCAACGGAGCCTCCGAGCTGATCCAGATGTCCATGCAGGCCCTGCTCGACAACGGCGACGAAGTACTGATCCCCGCACCCGACTACCCCCTCTGGACCGCATCGGTCTCGCTGGCCGGCGGCACAGCCGTGCACTACCGCTGCGACGAACAGGCCGGCTGGTTCCCCGACCTCGCCGACATCGAAGCCAAGATCACTCCTCGCACCCGGGCCCTGGTCCTGATCAATCCGAACAACCCCACCGGCGCCGTCTACTCCACTGCCCTGTTGCACGGCCTCATGGAGATCGCCCGCCGCCACCAGCTGATCGTCTGCTCGGACGAGATCTACGACAAAATCCTGTACGACGGCCTGGCCCACACCTGCACCGCCTCCCTCGCCCCCGACCTGCTGTGCCTGACGTTCAACGGCTTGTCCAAGGCCTACCGGGTAGCTGGATACCGCTCCGGCTGGATGGCCGTCTCCGGCCCGAAAGCCCACGCCACCAGCTACATCGAGGGCCTCAACATCCTCGCCAACATGCGCCTGTGCGCCAGCATGCCCGCCCAGTACGCCATCAACGCCGCACTCGGCGGCCCGCAGTCCATCAACGACCTGCTCCTGCCCGATGGACGGCTGACCCAGCAGCGCGACACTGCCTGGAAGCTGCTCAACGACATCCCCGGCGTCTCGTGCGTCAAGCCCCAAGGCGCGCTGTACGCCTTCCCCCGCCTCGACCGCACGGTCCACAAGATCAACGATGACGCGCGGTTGGTACTCGACCTCCTCAGAGCCCAGCACCTCCTCATCGTCCAAGGCACCGGCTTCAACTGGCCCGAACCCGACCACTTCCGCCTCGTCACCCTGCCCCGCGCCGAGGAGCTCACCGACGCGGTCACCCGTATCGCAACCTTCCTCGACGGATACAGCCAGCACTGACCCCGCCACACCACCTGGAACATGCGCAGAAATCAGCAATGGCTGAACTCCGCAAGTCGCTAAATAGTGTTGGGGTCATGCCCGCGCTGTGCGGGCGGGCATGCCCCCAGTCCTTGCAGTACAGGGGCGGGCGAATCTGGCCATATCGCCTGGTGGGTGCGGCCGTTTACTACGCGTCGGCCAGCCCTCAGGTGGCCCAGTTGATGTCGGTGGCCCGGGCGACCGCGTCCCAGGACGACAGCTACATCGACGGCCCGCTTGGTCGTGATCGCGACCTGCTCGACGCCAAGCGTGATCGAGTGCCGGGCGGTGGGCTGTTCGTCGCGGAAGGCGAAGAGGCCGCCCGGATGAGAAGGTCCCGTGCATGCCCGCCCGTGCCCTGCGGTACGGGAGCTGTAGACATCTCCGCGTTTGCGTGCTCGTGCCCAGCTGGTCGGGCTCTGACACGTCCCCGGTGTGTGAGCATGGCGCTGGCGCAGCGCACAGCTGGTCATACGTACCAACCTCGAA comes from Streptomyces virginiae and encodes:
- a CDS encoding CBS domain-containing protein codes for the protein MPPPTSPTAADAMIPPDLQISDHTSIDRALDVLRGSHSQYVLIRDDTGRCAGIVTRDQLTAHGAKPWYAENTRVRDIAHEHSPFARPGMPASEAAAAMRERSLTVLPVVDEDGFAVGILTTERLQTLLGTASQDTQEQP
- a CDS encoding pyridoxamine 5'-phosphate oxidase family protein — encoded protein: MPRPIALGPDEGLPLLDILTAGRLIHDAPGLPAVRVLRHCRDFGYLVVRVQLTGPPAVFRCPGRLTYQTEWVDPQDHTGWTVTVSGPAQRITNGYQQARYRLMLHAGPQTSHEHLLRIRPDNVTGYRLTRAPA
- a CDS encoding malic enzyme-like protein gives rise to the protein MPHNSSNLQIPSPGRPGPAFSLTAHVQPTAATAAAALIASVAGAVMTETDHDPGVDLDRISADTDGPETLLRLCTLLRDRLGTALIHLGDPALDAAATGKITQRLCVPAGTPRERALLDTEADHRVIQHLLLNPGSVDSCTGRRHRIALLSNASAVADLGPLPAAVVLPALESAAAHLRRTTGLDIYPLPINADTPEDFAATAAALAPGFAALCLSHTHPAYVGAVRATLEHTDTPVVDTTSHAHAVAVTAAALNALRHKAIPTGEARVTLTGAHRGGDLSGLLTAAGIRTLTLHQSGAPLVDPAGPADLLIDLTGVPAPRDGTPVLRACPQNLPPLGATASRAHPLHALPALLSAAARTRRLTPHSLLAAAFALAELAGPDRLLPSVDEPGLTQALASALIRDSAHPTDSQS
- a CDS encoding pyridoxal phosphate-dependent aminotransferase, which produces MQVNQSSKLAGVCYDIRGPVLEEATRLENEGHRILKLHTGNPAAFGFEAPTEILREITGNLASAHGYGDAKGLPSARRAITDYYLQRGVTGLTAEDIYLGNGASELIQMSMQALLDNGDEVLIPAPDYPLWTASVSLAGGTAVHYRCDEQAGWFPDLADIEAKITPRTRALVLINPNNPTGAVYSTALLHGLMEIARRHQLIVCSDEIYDKILYDGLAHTCTASLAPDLLCLTFNGLSKAYRVAGYRSGWMAVSGPKAHATSYIEGLNILANMRLCASMPAQYAINAALGGPQSINDLLLPDGRLTQQRDTAWKLLNDIPGVSCVKPQGALYAFPRLDRTVHKINDDARLVLDLLRAQHLLIVQGTGFNWPEPDHFRLVTLPRAEELTDAVTRIATFLDGYSQH
- a CDS encoding ArsR/SmtB family transcription factor gives rise to the protein MSTPLYQLKADLFKTLGHPVRIRVLELLSQREHAVAELLPEVGIEAAHLSQQLAILRRANLVATRKEGSAVFYHLTTPQVADLLTAARSILSGLLAGQAGLLEDLRAAAPSVRAPAPARPA